In Candidatus Methylomirabilota bacterium, a single window of DNA contains:
- a CDS encoding aspartyl protease family protein has translation MASLKGLRTALAAGLVGSLLSGATAPVSAQIYRWTDERGETRYSQGINSIPPRFRSGAVMMSAPSQPSAPEPAPQTPAAAAPPAGSNPSAPAGGRGGQGSARIAFTPGQPIMVNARINGGGNTQLLLDTGAQGTVISPTALAALGISYRDAVRGSIKGVTGDANVLAVRVESIEVEGARFGPLMVVSHDAGLGSGRDGLLGRDFLDNFVVTIDSANRVVILTPK, from the coding sequence GTGGCGTCCCTGAAAGGTCTCCGCACCGCTCTCGCCGCCGGCCTCGTCGGCAGCCTCCTGTCGGGCGCCACCGCCCCGGTCTCCGCTCAGATCTACCGCTGGACGGACGAGCGGGGTGAGACCCGCTACTCGCAGGGCATCAATAGCATCCCCCCGCGCTTCCGCAGCGGAGCGGTGATGATGAGCGCTCCGAGCCAGCCGTCGGCGCCCGAGCCCGCGCCGCAGACCCCGGCCGCCGCGGCTCCGCCCGCCGGCTCGAACCCCAGCGCTCCCGCCGGCGGCCGGGGAGGACAGGGCAGCGCGCGCATCGCGTTCACGCCCGGCCAGCCGATCATGGTGAACGCGCGGATCAACGGGGGCGGCAACACCCAGCTGCTCCTCGACACCGGCGCGCAGGGCACCGTCATCAGCCCCACCGCGCTCGCCGCCCTCGGCATCAGCTATCGCGATGCGGTGCGCGGCTCCATCAAGGGCGTGACCGGTGACGCCAACGTCCTCGCGGTGCGGGTCGAGAGCATCGAGGTCGAAGGCGCCCGGTTCGGTCCGCTGATGGTCGTGTCCCACGATGCGGGCCTGGGATCCGGACGCGACGGACTGCTCGGACGGGATTTCCTCGACAACTTCGTCGTCACCATCGACAGCGCCAACCGCGTCGTCATCCTCACCCCGAAGTAG
- a CDS encoding DUF2723 domain-containing protein, translated as MTIRSRAPRACRRAAAALRSHSDLVTALALAAVTLLSRWPYRARVLYNWDAVQFALALREFDIAKHQPHPPGYLLYVGLGRMLNAWVSDPTLAYVALAMLFSAGTTFVLYWLARRMYDRATAVVAASLLAVSPLFWFYGSVGLTYAGEACAATVVAWFAYHTLTQGGGRHLYWGAFALGLTGGIRQSVLLLLLPLWLGAAAVDIRSRPGPAPRRRLVLAGCILVGSVLAWLVPMMWLTGGPAAYVAASTQLYGSMLLPTSVLGGSLDVTLAQARYLIESTLVGLGPLSLVALALPAYARRERWGGREWFLSVWIAPPAVFYTLVHFGQAGYVLTFLPALVILLSRVLVWAVAAGSERLRRPNWRWALTTAVLLPLVLVNTGFFVSARPLPREFDHRSSDSWMWRARDELHDWIMSRTAAALREHEAVIRTYVDNIRERYDPSDTALVTELNNPRSYPWLRHAMFYMPEYPIYQVQLGPMPLGFYAPQSAVTMILTPGSRIALPAGIRQLVWFVDHWDPATAAPPGLREIPLPYGRYLYVLPLTRKPVEYAGYTFERARR; from the coding sequence GTGACCATCCGGTCGCGCGCACCGCGAGCGTGCCGCCGCGCGGCCGCAGCCCTTCGCTCACACTCGGATCTGGTCACCGCGCTCGCACTGGCCGCGGTCACCCTGCTGTCCCGGTGGCCCTATCGCGCGCGCGTGCTCTACAACTGGGACGCGGTGCAGTTCGCGCTGGCGCTGCGCGAGTTCGATATCGCCAAGCATCAGCCGCACCCGCCCGGCTACCTGCTCTACGTCGGGCTCGGCCGGATGCTGAACGCCTGGGTCTCGGATCCCACGCTGGCCTACGTCGCCCTCGCGATGCTGTTCAGCGCGGGCACCACCTTCGTCCTCTACTGGCTGGCGCGCCGCATGTACGATCGGGCCACCGCGGTGGTCGCGGCTTCGCTCCTCGCGGTCAGCCCGCTCTTCTGGTTCTACGGCTCGGTCGGGCTCACCTACGCGGGCGAGGCCTGTGCGGCGACGGTGGTCGCCTGGTTCGCCTATCACACGCTCACCCAGGGCGGCGGCCGCCATCTCTACTGGGGCGCCTTCGCGCTCGGCCTGACCGGAGGAATACGGCAATCGGTGCTCCTGCTGCTCCTGCCGCTCTGGCTCGGCGCGGCCGCGGTGGACATCCGCTCGCGCCCCGGACCCGCCCCGCGTCGCCGCCTCGTTCTTGCCGGCTGCATCCTCGTGGGCTCCGTGCTGGCCTGGCTGGTGCCCATGATGTGGCTGACCGGCGGCCCCGCCGCGTACGTCGCGGCGTCCACGCAGCTCTACGGCTCGATGCTGCTGCCGACCTCGGTCCTCGGGGGATCGCTCGACGTCACCCTCGCGCAGGCGCGGTATCTCATCGAGTCCACGCTGGTGGGGCTGGGACCGCTCAGCCTGGTGGCGCTGGCCCTGCCCGCGTATGCGCGTCGGGAACGGTGGGGCGGCCGCGAATGGTTCCTGTCGGTGTGGATCGCTCCGCCCGCCGTGTTCTACACGCTGGTGCACTTCGGTCAGGCGGGCTACGTGCTGACGTTCCTCCCCGCGCTGGTGATCCTGCTGAGCCGGGTGCTGGTCTGGGCGGTGGCGGCCGGCTCGGAGCGGCTGCGCCGGCCGAACTGGCGGTGGGCGCTCACCACCGCGGTGCTGCTGCCGCTCGTGCTCGTCAACACCGGGTTCTTCGTGAGCGCCCGCCCGCTGCCGCGCGAGTTCGACCATCGTTCGAGCGACAGCTGGATGTGGCGCGCCCGCGACGAGCTCCACGACTGGATCATGAGCCGCACCGCGGCGGCCCTGCGCGAGCACGAGGCGGTCATCCGGACGTACGTGGACAATATCCGTGAGCGCTACGATCCCTCCGACACCGCGCTCGTGACCGAGCTGAACAACCCGCGCTCCTACCCGTGGCTGCGGCACGCGATGTTCTACATGCCGGAGTATCCGATCTACCAGGTGCAGCTGGGGCCGATGCCGCTCGGCTTCTATGCGCCGCAGTCCGCGGTGACCATGATCCTCACCCCGGGGAGCCGGATCGCCCTGCCCGCCGGGATCCGCCAGCTCGTGTGGTTCGTGGATCACTGGGATCCGGCCACCGCCGCGCCCCCCGGCCTGCGGGAGATCCCGCTGCCCTACGGCCGCTACCTGTATGTCCTCCCGCTCACCCGCAAGCCCGTGGAATACGCCGGCTACACCTTCGAGCGCGCCCGGCGGTGA
- the tatA gene encoding twin-arginine translocase TatA/TatE family subunit — translation MFGLGYQELLLILVIVLILFGAQRLPDLARSLGSSVKEFKKGVNELKDDTAAAVKKDDEKNA, via the coding sequence ATGTTCGGTCTGGGATATCAAGAGCTGCTGTTGATCCTGGTGATCGTGCTGATCCTGTTCGGCGCCCAGCGTCTGCCCGACCTCGCCCGTTCGCTCGGGAGCAGCGTGAAGGAATTCAAGAAGGGCGTGAACGAGCTGAAGGACGACACGGCGGCGGCGGTGAAGAAGGACGACGAGAAGAACGCCTAG
- the selB gene encoding selenocysteine-specific translation elongation factor, whose product MKHVVVGTAGHIDHGKTSLVKALTGTDTDRLPEEKARGITIDLGFAFLEEPDGLVIEIVDVPGHERFVKNMLAGAGGIDLALLVVAADEGVMPQTREHLAICQLLRIKSGLVVLTKADMVEPDWIELVRDDVRRAVEATFLAEAPILAVSAKSGDGLAELRATLARLARAVPAKDPDRTARLPIDRVFTVRGFGTVVTGTLGSGRFAVDERIEIYPRGIQSKVRGLQVHGRAVEQAEAGQRTAVNLQGVERAAIERGDVVAPAGTLVPTLLLDGTLELLEEAPRPVKTRDRVRFHAGTQEVMARVLPVGRPELEPGQACHARFRLEAPVVALPGDRFVVRSYSPIVTIGGGTVLDITPPRFKRKGPALAEHLELLATGGSAEVLEEHLKQAGAAGARVADLRARTPFGPEQLGRLLGELQQAGRILAVDREWYLHRDASDRLRSQTLGVLEAFHRENPLRAGISREELRSRVGQAQERVFGPLLTTLEAEGLVTSDRDQVRLAAHRIRLSAEQERVVKGLEADYRAAAAAPPSPEEALGRYGVKGTEKNELFQILVADRTLVRVKESLFYHAEALRSVQGQLVALLRQKKEIGPADFKDLFGVSRKYAIPLMEYFDAQRVTVRVGERRVLRETTGRDEPGPAA is encoded by the coding sequence ATGAAACACGTCGTCGTCGGCACCGCGGGCCACATCGATCACGGCAAGACGTCGCTGGTGAAGGCTCTCACCGGAACCGACACCGATCGGCTGCCCGAGGAGAAAGCGCGCGGCATCACGATCGATCTCGGATTCGCGTTCCTCGAGGAGCCCGACGGCCTCGTCATCGAGATCGTGGACGTGCCGGGACACGAGCGGTTCGTCAAGAACATGCTGGCTGGCGCGGGCGGGATCGACCTCGCACTGCTCGTGGTGGCGGCGGACGAGGGCGTGATGCCCCAGACTCGCGAGCACCTCGCGATCTGCCAGCTCCTGCGCATCAAGTCCGGGCTCGTGGTCCTCACCAAGGCGGACATGGTCGAGCCCGACTGGATCGAGCTGGTGCGCGACGACGTCCGCCGCGCGGTCGAGGCCACGTTCCTCGCCGAGGCCCCGATCCTGGCGGTGTCCGCGAAGTCCGGTGACGGCCTGGCCGAGCTGCGCGCGACGCTCGCCCGGCTCGCGCGCGCGGTGCCGGCCAAGGATCCCGATCGGACCGCCCGGCTGCCGATCGACCGGGTGTTCACCGTGCGGGGCTTCGGCACCGTGGTCACCGGGACGCTCGGGTCCGGCCGCTTCGCGGTGGATGAGCGCATCGAGATCTATCCGCGCGGGATCCAGTCGAAGGTGCGGGGCCTGCAGGTGCACGGCCGCGCGGTGGAGCAGGCGGAGGCCGGTCAGCGCACCGCCGTGAATCTGCAGGGCGTCGAGCGCGCCGCCATCGAGCGGGGCGACGTGGTGGCCCCCGCGGGCACGCTCGTGCCGACGCTGCTGCTCGACGGCACGCTGGAGCTTCTGGAGGAAGCGCCGCGGCCGGTCAAGACGCGCGACCGCGTGCGGTTCCACGCGGGCACCCAGGAGGTGATGGCGCGCGTGCTCCCGGTCGGCCGTCCCGAGCTCGAGCCGGGGCAGGCCTGTCACGCGCGCTTTCGCCTCGAGGCGCCGGTGGTCGCCCTGCCGGGGGACCGCTTCGTCGTGCGGTCGTACTCGCCCATCGTGACGATCGGCGGCGGCACCGTGCTCGACATCACGCCGCCCCGCTTCAAGCGGAAGGGGCCGGCCCTCGCCGAGCACCTGGAGCTCCTCGCCACCGGCGGCTCCGCCGAGGTGCTGGAGGAGCACCTGAAGCAGGCGGGCGCGGCCGGAGCCCGGGTGGCGGACCTGCGCGCGCGCACGCCATTCGGACCGGAGCAGCTCGGCCGGCTCCTGGGCGAGCTGCAGCAGGCCGGGCGCATCCTGGCGGTGGACCGCGAATGGTATCTGCACCGCGACGCGAGCGATCGCCTCCGCAGCCAGACGCTCGGCGTTCTCGAGGCGTTCCATCGCGAGAACCCGCTGCGCGCGGGTATCTCGCGCGAGGAGCTGCGCAGCCGCGTGGGACAGGCGCAGGAGCGCGTCTTCGGCCCGCTGCTCACCACGCTCGAGGCGGAAGGATTGGTCACGAGCGATCGGGACCAGGTCCGCCTGGCCGCGCACCGTATCCGCCTCAGCGCCGAGCAGGAGCGGGTGGTCAAGGGGCTGGAGGCGGACTATCGCGCCGCCGCGGCGGCGCCGCCGAGCCCGGAGGAGGCGCTCGGCCGCTACGGGGTCAAGGGCACCGAGAAGAACGAGCTGTTCCAGATCCTGGTGGCCGATCGGACCCTGGTGCGGGTGAAGGAATCGCTGTTCTACCACGCCGAGGCCCTACGCTCGGTCCAGGGGCAGCTGGTCGCCCTGCTCCGCCAGAAGAAGGAGATCGGGCCGGCCGACTTCAAGGACCTGTTCGGGGTGAGCCGCAAGTACGCCATCCCCTTGATGGAGTACTTCGACGCCCAGCGGGTGACGGTGCGGGTGGGCGAGCGCCGCGTGCTGCGCGAGACGACGGGCCGGGACGAGCCGGGGCCGGCGGCCTGA
- the selA gene encoding L-seryl-tRNA(Sec) selenium transferase produces the protein MPPADEGGGTSAAARAMLRTLPSVDALLASVAGDLALRGIARPRLTATVREVLGAERRRILETGAAGAAAEALAGRVVARLTETGAFSLVPVVNATGVVLHTNLGRALLSPLARSRLHEVASAYSNLEMDLPRKERGSRYAHVEPLLRRLSGAEAALVVNNCASAVLLALESLARGKDVIVSRGELIEIGGEFRIPDIMSRSGARLCEVGTTNRTHLKDYAGAIGPETGLILKVHTSNYRVVGFTAAVSSRELAELGRARGVPVMEDLGSGCFVDLTRHGFPYEPTVPEVVAAGVDLVSFSGDKLLGGPQAGILVGRAALMERLAHNPLNRALRIDKFTIASLEATLGAYEAGTALETIPTLRMLTEPLASIRRRARRILLRAGADAGRMLGAQIVESRSQVGGGALPTVELPTAAIALGTTDRPAERLDEALRGGRPPVLGRLLDDRLLLDCRTVLPSDVPALAARLATL, from the coding sequence TTGCCGCCGGCGGATGAGGGCGGGGGCACCTCGGCCGCGGCGCGCGCGATGCTGCGCACGCTGCCGTCGGTCGACGCGCTGCTCGCGTCGGTCGCCGGCGATCTCGCCCTCCGGGGCATCGCGCGCCCGCGTCTGACCGCCACCGTCCGCGAGGTGCTGGGCGCCGAGCGGCGGCGCATCCTCGAGACGGGCGCCGCCGGCGCGGCCGCAGAGGCCCTGGCCGGCCGGGTGGTGGCGCGGCTCACCGAGACCGGCGCGTTCTCGCTCGTGCCGGTCGTCAATGCCACCGGTGTGGTGCTGCACACCAATCTCGGCCGCGCGCTGCTCTCGCCGCTCGCCCGGTCGCGCCTCCACGAGGTCGCCTCCGCCTACTCCAATCTGGAGATGGATCTGCCGCGCAAGGAGCGCGGCTCCCGCTACGCGCACGTCGAGCCGCTGCTGCGCCGCCTCTCCGGCGCCGAAGCCGCGCTCGTCGTCAACAACTGCGCATCCGCGGTTCTCCTCGCCCTGGAGAGCCTGGCGCGTGGCAAGGACGTGATCGTCTCGAGAGGCGAGCTGATCGAGATCGGCGGCGAATTCCGGATCCCCGACATCATGAGCCGGTCGGGCGCGCGACTGTGTGAAGTCGGCACCACCAACCGCACGCATCTCAAGGACTACGCCGGCGCGATCGGCCCGGAGACCGGGCTGATCCTCAAGGTCCACACCTCCAACTACCGCGTGGTCGGCTTCACCGCCGCGGTGTCCTCCCGGGAGCTCGCCGAGCTGGGCCGCGCGCGCGGCGTTCCGGTGATGGAGGATCTCGGCTCGGGGTGCTTCGTGGACCTGACCCGTCACGGCTTCCCCTACGAGCCGACCGTGCCCGAGGTGGTCGCGGCCGGCGTGGATCTCGTGTCCTTCTCCGGCGACAAGCTGCTGGGCGGCCCGCAGGCCGGCATCCTGGTGGGCCGCGCCGCCCTGATGGAGCGCCTGGCCCACAATCCGCTCAACCGCGCGCTCCGCATCGACAAGTTCACGATCGCGTCGCTGGAGGCGACCCTCGGCGCCTACGAGGCGGGGACCGCTCTGGAGACCATCCCGACCCTCCGGATGCTGACCGAGCCGCTCGCGTCGATTCGTCGCCGGGCCAGACGCATCCTGCTCCGGGCCGGCGCGGACGCGGGCCGGATGCTCGGCGCGCAGATCGTAGAGTCGCGCTCCCAGGTGGGCGGAGGCGCGCTGCCCACCGTGGAGCTGCCCACCGCGGCCATCGCGCTCGGTACCACCGATCGTCCCGCGGAGCGCCTGGATGAGGCCCTCCGCGGCGGCCGCCCGCCGGTGCTCGGCCGGCTGCTCGACGATCGCCTGCTGCTGGACTGCCGCACCGTCCTGCCGTCGGACGTACCCGCCCTCGCCGCTCGCCTCGCCACCCTGTAG
- a CDS encoding DUF3105 domain-containing protein: MAAVIVGYFAYRAVADLPGVKFEDQGNAHIQLVTEPHVAYNSEPPTSGPHLPYIAPWGIHDVPITRELQVHNLEDGGVMVQYHCAAPCSDLVAKLAEIVRRYDAQVILAPFPGMRTRIALTAWTRLDAFDDFDEARIVRFIRAYRGIDHHKGVE, translated from the coding sequence GTGGCCGCGGTCATCGTCGGCTACTTCGCCTATCGCGCGGTGGCCGATCTCCCCGGCGTGAAGTTCGAGGACCAGGGCAACGCCCACATCCAGCTCGTCACCGAGCCCCACGTCGCCTACAACTCCGAGCCGCCGACATCCGGCCCGCACCTGCCCTACATCGCCCCGTGGGGCATTCACGACGTGCCGATCACCCGCGAGCTGCAGGTCCACAATCTGGAGGACGGCGGGGTGATGGTGCAGTACCACTGCGCCGCTCCGTGCTCCGATCTGGTCGCGAAGCTGGCCGAGATCGTGCGGCGGTACGATGCCCAGGTCATCCTGGCTCCGTTCCCGGGCATGCGTACCCGGATCGCGCTCACCGCGTGGACCCGCCTGGACGCCTTCGACGACTTCGACGAGGCGCGGATCGTGCGCTTCATCCGCGCCTATCGCGGGATCGATCACCACAAAGGCGTAGAATGA
- a CDS encoding carboxymuconolactone decarboxylase family protein has product MAEDALWYEAAMVVGITNALNVVADALGEAPPDLAALNAAAGGDRAQTLFADIRAFYERSEVPLPYRLMARDPAYASDVWDAVKRAFGDHRLSRRLKESLAFAVSLTSRSRFGAPFHLAEMRRLGVSDRGVMEVLGVTQMFSSYTKIADTLQLEPDMGHIAPVDHSPAPGGSPRARAAGRPQVNGKSRAKISKGERRVASRASRISASPSPAPVSRRAVKKPV; this is encoded by the coding sequence ATGGCGGAAGACGCGCTGTGGTACGAAGCCGCGATGGTGGTGGGGATCACCAACGCCCTGAACGTCGTCGCGGACGCCCTCGGCGAGGCGCCGCCGGACCTCGCCGCGCTGAACGCCGCCGCGGGCGGGGATCGGGCCCAGACCCTCTTCGCGGACATCCGCGCCTTCTACGAGCGAAGCGAGGTGCCGCTGCCATATCGCTTGATGGCTCGCGATCCCGCCTACGCCTCGGACGTCTGGGACGCGGTCAAGCGCGCCTTCGGCGATCATCGGCTGAGCCGTCGGCTCAAGGAGTCCCTGGCCTTCGCGGTGTCGCTGACGTCGCGCTCGCGGTTCGGCGCCCCCTTCCACCTGGCGGAGATGCGGCGGCTCGGGGTGAGCGACCGCGGAGTCATGGAAGTGCTGGGCGTGACCCAGATGTTCTCGAGCTATACGAAGATCGCCGACACGCTGCAGCTGGAGCCCGACATGGGCCACATCGCGCCGGTCGATCACTCGCCCGCGCCGGGCGGCTCGCCACGCGCCCGGGCCGCCGGGCGCCCTCAGGTCAACGGCAAGTCGCGTGCGAAGATCTCGAAGGGCGAGCGTCGTGTCGCCTCGAGGGCGTCCCGGATCTCGGCCTCGCCGTCACCCGCGCCGGTTTCCAGGAGGGCGGTGAAGAAACCGGTATAG
- a CDS encoding MoaD/ThiS family protein: protein MKVAVHLTATLRAYLPAGTVGDNVVLDVPEGATVDQVVHSLRIPRELERLTVVNGRDAVPDQTLSEGDVLSVFPPLAGGR from the coding sequence GTGAAGGTGGCAGTCCACCTCACCGCGACCCTGCGGGCTTACCTCCCCGCCGGCACCGTGGGAGACAACGTGGTCCTGGACGTCCCCGAGGGAGCCACGGTCGATCAGGTGGTACACTCCCTGCGGATCCCGCGCGAGCTGGAGCGCCTGACCGTCGTCAACGGCCGGGACGCCGTCCCCGACCAAACGCTGTCCGAGGGTGACGTCCTTTCGGTGTTTCCGCCGCTGGCCGGCGGCCGCTGA
- a CDS encoding transglycosylase SLT domain-containing protein has protein sequence MLYLAGHLAMPGPAEAEPDLASTWVGETGAEPASAIVGDPWGSTPLEAAPIGNDTSTAPDVDLWAEFFTSRPPSMSAGIVPAPPPPTQLPAAPKVAAVSLSAPTQPAFRIQQNDHVQRFLEQYQTGYRREVVERWLARSGRYLPMVLDVFRQKGLPEELVFTAMIESGFNPVAVSRAGAKGLWQFMAPTARRYGLRVDQWLDERLDPEKSTVAAANYLKDLYAIFGSWELSQAAYNAGEMKILRAIEGTGTRDFWSLTRSRLLRDETKNFVPAIHAMTIIGQEPEQYGFTVKPDEPLSYEQITVPRGTSLKHVAGLSGIPLEELVRLNPELRLKQTPPNAPYQLKVPLGSGSALQDGLERDLQEHKRTVAARIADRAKRKGPVAAQKVAPPARIKPRAASAPRASEQGGFR, from the coding sequence GTGCTCTATCTGGCTGGTCACCTGGCGATGCCGGGGCCGGCGGAAGCGGAGCCCGATCTCGCATCGACGTGGGTGGGTGAGACGGGCGCCGAGCCCGCCTCCGCCATTGTCGGCGATCCGTGGGGTAGCACCCCGCTGGAGGCGGCGCCGATCGGCAACGACACGTCGACCGCGCCGGACGTGGACCTGTGGGCCGAGTTCTTCACCTCGCGGCCACCTTCCATGTCGGCGGGTATCGTGCCGGCTCCGCCGCCGCCGACCCAGCTGCCGGCTGCGCCGAAAGTGGCTGCCGTCTCTCTCTCCGCTCCGACCCAGCCGGCGTTCCGCATTCAGCAGAACGATCACGTCCAGCGCTTCCTCGAGCAGTACCAGACCGGCTACCGGCGTGAGGTCGTGGAGCGGTGGCTGGCGCGCTCGGGACGCTACCTGCCCATGGTCCTGGACGTATTCCGCCAGAAAGGCCTTCCGGAGGAGCTGGTCTTCACCGCGATGATCGAGAGCGGCTTCAATCCGGTGGCGGTCTCCCGCGCCGGCGCCAAGGGTCTCTGGCAGTTCATGGCCCCGACCGCCCGCCGTTACGGTCTGCGGGTCGATCAATGGCTCGACGAGCGGCTCGATCCCGAGAAGTCCACCGTGGCCGCCGCGAACTACCTGAAGGACCTGTACGCGATCTTCGGCTCGTGGGAGCTGAGCCAGGCCGCCTACAACGCCGGCGAGATGAAGATTCTCCGGGCCATCGAGGGCACCGGCACCCGCGACTTCTGGAGCCTCACCCGCAGCCGGCTCCTCCGCGACGAAACCAAGAACTTCGTGCCGGCCATCCACGCCATGACCATCATCGGGCAGGAGCCGGAGCAGTATGGATTCACGGTCAAGCCCGACGAGCCGCTGAGCTACGAGCAGATCACGGTCCCCCGGGGCACGAGCCTCAAGCACGTGGCCGGGTTGTCCGGCATTCCACTCGAAGAGCTGGTGCGACTGAATCCGGAGCTCAGGCTCAAGCAGACCCCGCCCAACGCGCCCTATCAGTTGAAGGTACCGCTCGGCAGCGGCAGCGCCCTGCAGGACGGTCTCGAGCGCGATCTCCAAGAGCACAAGCGCACGGTCGCCGCGCGGATCGCGGATCGGGCGAAGCGGAAGGGGCCCGTCGCCGCCCAGAAGGTGGCGCCCCCCGCCCGGATCAAGCCGCGCGCGGCTTCCGCCCCGCGCGCCTCGGAGCAGGGCGGCTTCCGCTAA
- a CDS encoding lysophospholipid acyltransferase family protein has translation MTSSRSRAGSLAGAVGLWLLLPGAWLLAYLPAPIGLAVGRRIGDVLWWLLPGRRQVTLDNLHRALGHERTAGGLRRLGRRSFQHVGMNLVEGCRYFLRPTDVMISRVRVEGGEQLKTAAAEGRGVLILTAHYGNWELLAAAHGLTGVPASIVVRPLDHPMLDELASRFRRRSGAELIVKHRAVREVLGALRRGRMVGVLLDQNATRAEGVFVPFFGVPASTSKGLALLALRTRAPVVPMFLRREAGGRHCMEVGAPVPPPPDADVVAYTARFNQVLEAAIRRAPEQWLWMHARWRTRPREAAS, from the coding sequence ATGACCTCGTCCCGCTCCCGCGCCGGGTCGCTGGCGGGGGCCGTCGGACTCTGGCTCCTGCTGCCGGGGGCGTGGCTGCTCGCCTATCTCCCCGCGCCGATCGGGCTGGCCGTAGGTCGGCGGATCGGAGACGTGCTCTGGTGGCTCCTGCCGGGCCGCCGCCAGGTCACCCTGGACAACCTGCACCGTGCGCTGGGCCACGAACGGACGGCTGGCGGGCTGCGCCGACTCGGACGTCGGTCGTTTCAGCACGTGGGCATGAATCTCGTCGAAGGCTGTCGGTACTTCCTGCGTCCTACCGACGTCATGATCTCCCGGGTGCGAGTGGAGGGAGGCGAGCAGCTCAAGACGGCGGCAGCCGAAGGTCGGGGCGTGCTCATCCTCACGGCCCACTATGGCAACTGGGAGCTCTTGGCCGCAGCCCATGGTCTCACTGGCGTCCCGGCGTCGATCGTGGTCCGTCCCCTCGATCATCCGATGCTCGACGAGCTGGCGTCCCGGTTCCGACGTCGGAGCGGGGCCGAGCTGATCGTGAAGCATCGGGCGGTGCGGGAGGTGCTCGGGGCGCTGCGGCGCGGACGCATGGTCGGAGTCCTCCTCGACCAGAACGCGACCCGCGCCGAAGGCGTCTTCGTTCCGTTCTTCGGGGTCCCCGCCTCGACCTCCAAGGGCCTGGCGCTCCTCGCGCTGCGGACCCGTGCCCCGGTCGTGCCGATGTTCCTGCGCCGCGAGGCGGGAGGACGACACTGCATGGAGGTCGGCGCCCCGGTGCCGCCGCCTCCCGACGCCGACGTCGTCGCCTACACGGCCCGATTCAATCAAGTGCTCGAGGCAGCCATCCGCCGCGCGCCGGAGCAGTGGCTCTGGATGCATGCCCGATGGCGAACCCGACCCCGCGAGGCGGCTTCGTGA
- a CDS encoding inorganic phosphate transporter has product MSGSLLLIVFIILVALIFDYINGFHDAANSIATVVSTRVLTPMQAVAWAAFFNFVAAFGFGVQVARTVGKGVVEASVVDQWVILGGLIGAIAWNLITWYFGIPSSSSHALIGGFAGAAVAKAGFGALLPSGLIKILVFIVLAPVLGLALGFSLMIVTLWAVRRMRPSRVEGLFRRLQLLSAAAYSLGHGTNDAQKTMGIIAILLFSAGYLGPEFYVPFWVIIAAHTALGLGTLAGGWRIVKTMGMRLTKLRPIGGFCAETAGAVMLIGTAIGGIPVSTTHTITGSIMGVGTTQRFSAVRWGVASNIIWAWILTIPLSGIIAAVAWAAATFIFARVG; this is encoded by the coding sequence TTTCCACGCGCGTGCTCACCCCCATGCAGGCGGTGGCGTGGGCCGCGTTCTTCAACTTCGTGGCCGCCTTCGGCTTCGGGGTCCAGGTGGCGCGTACGGTGGGCAAGGGGGTGGTGGAGGCCTCGGTGGTGGATCAGTGGGTGATCCTCGGCGGGCTCATCGGGGCCATCGCGTGGAATCTGATCACGTGGTACTTCGGCATCCCGTCGAGCTCCTCGCACGCGCTCATCGGCGGCTTCGCGGGGGCCGCGGTGGCGAAGGCCGGCTTCGGAGCCCTCCTCCCGAGCGGACTGATCAAGATCCTCGTGTTCATCGTGCTGGCTCCGGTGCTGGGGCTGGCCCTCGGCTTCTCGCTGATGATCGTCACGCTCTGGGCGGTGCGACGGATGCGGCCGAGCCGCGTGGAAGGGCTCTTCCGTCGCCTCCAGCTCTTGTCCGCCGCCGCCTACAGCCTCGGTCACGGCACCAACGACGCACAGAAGACCATGGGCATCATCGCCATCCTCCTCTTCTCGGCCGGATACCTCGGGCCCGAGTTCTACGTGCCGTTCTGGGTCATCATCGCGGCGCACACCGCCCTGGGACTGGGCACGCTCGCCGGCGGCTGGCGCATCGTCAAGACCATGGGCATGCGGCTCACCAAGCTCCGGCCGATCGGAGGCTTCTGCGCGGAGACCGCGGGCGCGGTCATGCTGATCGGGACTGCGATCGGCGGGATCCCGGTCAGCACCACGCACACCATCACCGGCTCGATCATGGGCGTGGGCACCACACAGCGCTTCTCGGCGGTCCGGTGGGGCGTGGCCAGCAACATCATTTGGGCCTGGATCCTGACGATTCCCCTGTCCGGCATCATCGCCGCAGTGGCGTGGGCCGCCGCCACCTTCATTTTCGCCCGCGTCGGATGA